The DNA window GGGTCTGTCAAGACCGAggtcttctttcttcttgggctccctctccctctcttttatCGAGGGAGGGTGCTCAGGTCGCCAACTCAACTCTCTCAGTCtggcattttcctccatgttgatgtacttttccgcTCTCTCCTGTACATCACTCAAAGAGGTCGGGTGCCTTTTtgatatggactgtgagaagggtCCTTCCCTAAGTCCATTTACTAATCCCATGATAACTGTCTCTGTGGGCAGATCTTGAATTTCTAAAcacgctttgttgaacctttccatgtaaTCACGCAGAGGTTCCCCAACCTCTTGTTTaactcccaggaggctcggtgcgtgttttactttatccttctggatggagaatagCATCAGAAATTTTCTTGAGAGGTCCTCAAAGCTGGTAACCGACCTTGGAGGGAGGCTATCGAACCATTTCATCGCCGCTTTTGACAGGGTGGTCGGAAAAGCCTTGCAACGTGTTGCATCAGAAGCATCAGCCAGATACATCCAacttttgaaattgcttaaATGATGCTTTGGGTCTGTGGTTCCGTCATAGAGGTtcatatcagggcttttgaagtttcttGGAACCTtcgccctcattatgtcctcgctgaacGATTCCTCTCCTCCCAAGGGCGACTCTTCTCGGTTGCCGCGGGAGTTTCGGCCTTTAAGGGAGGATTCAAGCTTTGTgagtttttcttccaactcttttcGTCGTTCTATTTCCTCCCTGAGGTTTCGCTCTGCCTCTCGTTGTCGTTCTAGTTCCTGTTCCAGTTGCTCCAGACGACCTTGGTGGCCGTGGACCAGCCCCATTAGCTCGGTTGCATGGGGTGACCCTTCCTTTCCAGACTCTCGTCCTTCCGAGGAATTTGCCTTTGGGTTTTTGAGCCCAGAGGTGCCTTCTTTATGCTGGTCGCTGGTTCCTTGATGAAGGGTCAGGTCTGCGTCATTGTTTCCGGTATCTGGATTTTCTTGCTCGGAATCAGACGCTGTATGTCCATCTTCTGGTGAGTTGTCCGCCATTACTGGTTGATCTCTcgagtccccggcaacggcgctaatgTTCCGGGGCATACCTAGAACCGGATGGTAGTTGGACTTGTTTGTGAGGCCCAAGCGCTAGAGGAGGGTGGTCTCTGACTTGGTTTACGTATGGGAGCCGCTGTCCGAGTTGTATATGTgaaagaatggggggtggtacctgtaaAGACACTCTTAAGTCAGTAGGGGCCTAAGCAGGTTTTGAGAatattggaacttagagatacctgagggatgtcagtgtatttatagttgtgaaccaataaccaccgttggagtagttccactttTTAGGGgtataaccgtccctttatcttagggaggttacgaTATGGCTTCTGGAAGTgagtagagagattttaggagcagttactcatttgaatgagtgtttatcggCCAACTAATCTTTGTCCCCGACTTCTTTGGGGTAAGTCGTGGTAAGAACCGACTTCGTAGGTAGAAGGTCGGTATAGGGCGAGGCTCAATCCTTTGGATTGGGCCTTTCGTTGGGTCCTGTGCCTTATCATTGGGTCAGGATATGAACAACAACCAATTAGAAAGAGGAAAACGATCTGTAACGAGCAAGAGGATGTATGCTACAAAGTTtatataatgataaaaatttattaataatttttttcgtgtgaagttgatatttaaaaattgttaaataataatttaatatgtgaatttttactttataaaattaaaaaaattctcaaaattaTAATAGCTAAAATCTAAATTTAActcttaaaatttaatattttacgtatttaatttactttttcgatttgatataaaatCTCGATTTTCTCTTTCTCACTCAAAATAGTGAAATCAGTTTCCCTTTCTTATTTACCTctaaatcaaaatgcaacatgCTACAACGCGAACGGCCAGGTTTCCAAACCATTGCTGATATAAATACAATtccactattttcttttgttatgtaTAAATACACTTTTAAATATTCAAGGTCTTatccaattattattattatatacttattttattataattatttgacTCTCGCTATGAATATATCAGAAGGatccaaattaaaattacaGTCTTTATTTCATAAGGAATAAATGTACATATACGTTCTGGATCTAAACAATTTTCACTAATATAGGTGGAGCCTGCCTCTACGTGGCTGTTCCCATCAATTTATCAATTGATATTTAAACTTCAAATGTCTCCGATTCATTGGTTGGCTTGAACCTGCTTCCCCGGCCCCATGTCTTCTTATCAACCACCGTAACGAGTTTTCAAAGACTGAGGAGGCTCTTCATCCATGATGCTTGAACCTACTCTTTCAAAGTACTTGCGTATGCTTGTTTCACGGTCTGACAGGTACGTGTGGTCCAGAAAATTATTGTATGCTTCATCACCAAGGCTTTTTGCTGCCAGCACGCTGCAATCATCATTCATTACCATCTGTTAGTTTTCCGTTCACAAACGTGTATCTTAGCTTGAATTACAATATGGTCCACAAATGTAATGTTGCCAAATGGTATAAGCCAAGTTAACCCCCTCATAAGTCAATAGCTTTACTATTTAATAATTAGTAACATTAAAAAAGTACCAGTGACGAAGATAAACACGGCATGGTAAAACATCATCCCGCCAAATTTTGTGGACTTCATATTCTCCATATTGTTGAAAGTATACTTCCTTGCTCTCTGCAGAAGAAATTGAAATGTTATAAGGTGGCTTTCTCACTcatattgatgatgatgatatataaataataaaaaatgatattcgTACACCAAAATCAACTACACCCGACTTTTGTTgctgattttggtgtacacTTAGAATAGTCGATAAATTATAAACTGTTTTGACAACTAGAAGAAGAGCAGCTTGAGACCACGTGcacattaaaaaaatgtatatgcTTGCAAATTGGTGCTTTTATGCTTGATGCAGACCAAGAAAAATCCCACTTTACATGTCAAGTTGAAAGTAGTCTTGAGCATATTACCTTTGCATCTAAATTTAAAGAATTCCTCATCGGTGTAAGAGGCACAAAGGACCTATATTGATGACACCACAAAACCATCGAATATTTAATTTTAGCATGGTAAAAAACAACCATAGTTACTTAAGATAATAAAAGATTACTAAAAATGTAAAGTTTGAGTGACATACTGCTGGATTGGCAAAAGGCTCCCCATCCAGTGATTCAGGAAAAACCTGAGAGGGGggaaaatatatcaaattataatTGAACAGTTGACAAGTTGGATTTTGTCACCGAATCaagtaagaagaagaaaaaaggagcTACTCACAGCCAAAAATCGATATTCCCTTTC is part of the Arachis duranensis cultivar V14167 chromosome 1, aradu.V14167.gnm2.J7QH, whole genome shotgun sequence genome and encodes:
- the LOC107463310 gene encoding uncharacterized protein LOC107463310; translation: MAPSLNLPRHCVKELNDESDFEALASPDGYISICGFGSLLSEKSARSTFPDLINFRIAKLTGFRRVFTIVGGFFFTHGIANIKTQEVAALSVEPCEGETIIVTVFEIKKTEIPAYIEREREYRFLAVFPESLDGEPFANPAVLCASYTDEEFFKFRCKESKEVYFQQYGEYEVHKIWRDDVLPCRVYLRHCVLAAKSLGDEAYNNFLDHTYLSDRETSIRKYFERVGSSIMDEEPPQSLKTRYGG